One Canis lupus baileyi chromosome 1, mCanLup2.hap1, whole genome shotgun sequence genomic window, TTATGTTCTACAGGTCCTGcacagctttatttacaatagaaaAAGTCCTTGTTTGATTTATAAGAACAtgctaaacttaaaaaaaaaaaaaactttccaaacGTCTCCTACTCTTTATCTATAGCCCCAGGCAATCTTATTTTGTCGAGTTCAGCAAGGCCAAATTCCTTCCTGCTATCCATTATTTATCAGGTTTTTCAGTGAAAacggaaagaaaaggagagaacgTGATCTATAGGGCTGGCCACAGAGAGAGAACTTGGGCGCCTTCAGCTTGGACACTGGCTGGTGGCAGGGAAGCTTGCCAAGCCTTCCCAGAAGCCGAGGAGTGTCACCCGGGGTTCAACAAAATCCACCTGCGATCGTCCAGTAAAATGCTGTGCGCCACAAATCACcatgtaaaaattatttctccagaTGTTTTTtgagaaggaattttaaaagattgacagCACTGTTTTCTCGAAATGTATAGACTCCATTTAtggaacattctggaaaaggcaaaactatagggaAATAAATGAGGTCAGTGGTTGGCAGATCCTGGGGTGGAAGGAAATCATTGACTAGGAAAGCATGTGGAGGGGGGGGTTGGGGGATGAAAATGTTGTCCTGCTTGTGGAGGTGGTTACAGGATTGCACACCTTTATCAGAACTCAACAGCACTCAGCTGAGAAGGACAAATGTTACTGTATTTAACTTATACCTCAATGCGTTCGACCTTAAATTGCATAGATTCCAACTTCCAGATAAGTTTGTACATGACCTTTATATTACATACCTTCCGTCATTTTGACTTGATCAATAATAACAGCAGTGGCAGCCAACATTTGTTGAGCCCTGTGCCCAGATAAAAATCTTATACTGATACCCTTAAGAAATCTTAATCTGATACCCTATTATTGCTCCCATTGCGAAGATAAGGACACTGAGGTCAGAGACATTGAAGAACTTCAGTGAGATGGGATCTGAACTCAGGTGTCTGCACCTTATTCCATAACCTCAAGGCTATCGTGTCCTGATACTACATTTCAGAACTTCTGATTCTCTGGGGTAGGATTCCAAAAgtgtttttgctttgcttttaggGGAGAAGGTTCTGAAATCATTTCTCATTACACTCTGAGACCctgttaatatttatattttaataacaataatacttTCTAGATGATAAAAGCATTCAAGATTTTATTGTAAAAACAATATAACATGaaattattgggaaaaaaaaccccaccatttGTAATCCCACCACCTTCAGAAGCATCTTCATTTCTGTATATATCCTTGTAGCTCTCCATATGCCTGACACATCCATACAGGCAGGGGACACTCAACTTCGCTTTCTGGCAAcagcatcttaaaaaaagacttcaaaatcaTCTTGCCAATGGGAGCTGAGGTTTGGCTTTTTTACCTTTGTCATGTGAAAACACCCAGAATCCTCTGTGGAATgatatgaaaataagtaaatgaaaaggagcaatgtttttgtttttgttttttgagaaatctgGCCTTTCCCCGGGGACACAGGGCTGCAGCATGTGGTCAGTTCCTGCTCCTCTGGTCAGGTCTTAAGAGCCAAAGAAATAGTATTTGAATATGACTTTGATCTGTGTTGGCCACAGCCAAAGATCGTTCATGTGGAGACCTACTGTTCTTCCTGTTTCCATCCTGCATTACAAGATGAGTATAATCATACTGTACAGAAGCACTTGGAGATTTAAAATCCTGGAGTATTTCTGAACATCTCTTTATGGAATGAAATCGGTGAAGGGTAACAATGTTGATCAGGACATTCACTCACCTCAGGTGGGAATAAAGATTAAGAATATAtacgtatttttttaaaaatcacaagagtTGATAGCTGAATCATTTGAGGGTGTCTTTTCCAACTAAGTTATAAATGTTGCACGTTAcctctgattttttaatttaataaaaaatttcagtTAATCACTCAAACCGTTGACATGAAGCCTTTAATTCCACCTTAGATCTGATGCCGGGTACAGAACCACCCACGCTATGCTCCCGTTTCCTGATGTCAGGCAGCCAACATAGAGTTCTGAGGGCACCAGGTTACTTACAGAATAGGACTAGGATTTTCCCAGCCTCTGTGGAGAAATGACAGTTTCACATCCGTAATTTAGGTGGCCACATTGCTGTTTCATCCACACTAGGCTTTCTCAGACTCAGACTTAACAGTCTGAATCAAAATTCCTAATCTAGTTTAAATACTATAAATAAGAAGCGTTTACACAGACTTGCTTTTAAGTCCATCCTCTAATTCCGATACGGACCCAAATCACAGTAAGCTCGGTTCATTCTGAGTTTTTAAGTTCCTACAGAATTTTACCAACAGAATAATTCTAGATAATAACCACCAAACTGTAACATTTCATTTCAGTACCTACCCAAACCAACAATAACAACCCcaactcccacccccacccccaaacaaaTGGAATAACCCTTTCTGGTTTAACTGCATTCTGTGAAATGTTTTAAACTCTGGAAGGGACCTCTGAGTCAATTGGTCAGGGCTTCCCCTCGTGTCACCACCGAGGGAACCCAGGCACAGGAAGGTCAGTGACTTGTCTGAGGTACttggagagacagggagagcctCTGCCCATCACAGCTGAGCTGGCCTTGAGGGCGAGGCACCCCCCAAAGGAAGACAGAGGCAAgtcctatcttttttatttctcaggCTGACACACGGGGCTCACATTCAGGGGTTCACCCCCTTAACAAGCATTCATTACAGAAGGGAGGGCTACATCTGAAAAGCAACCCAGGAGCTAAAAATATATCAATGTGCAGGCTGAAAAGGAAAATGCAGCATCATCAGGATCCGCACCTAAGTAAACCCCAGACTACTTGTCATTTGACATCACACATCTCCTTAGGAGCTTACTGTAAACCTTAAGTAAATCTTACGGGTTATGTTCTAATTTTCCTTACCAAGAATCTTTCCCTTGCAGCATTTGAAAGCATACGTTCTTGGagcacacatacaaaaatgaatttaccaggcattttttttctctcctacgAACCAGTGTTTGTTAACTACTAGCAATAGTTCAACGTTTCCCTAAGTGCCTTGACATTCCAATTGCCTATCTTCTGAAAATCAAACAGTACTGTTTTCCCAAACGAGAAGTCAGAGATATTTTCTCTTTACAGTTATTTATCATAGCATTTAACCTTGGAAATAAAGATCTATCCTTTAACATACCTTTAACTTGGAAAACtagatggttttgttttttgccacaGACTCTAACATTGACCTCGTCGTATACATCCTAtgctaaacattttaaatcttgtTCCTATACTTGTATCATGGTATATAAATCATACCAgatgtttttagaaaattaatgACTTTGATACCAAGCACCTAAATCAAATCGGGCTTCTATCAGAAAGCAATGTCTTGAATTATATACATAGAaatgagagcagagagagataGTGACAGCGGCCTATTGCTCAAGGAGAAAGTGACTCTGCTTGCACCACATAGTGGGAGTTCTAGTAGGCAATGTTAGAACTCCAAATAATATCAAACGTTCTTAATGCTTAAACCTTTCAAACACAGAGTTGTTTAGGTTAACAGGTCTGCAGGATAAATACATTCATTGTAATTCAGCTTTTGTGCCTGAGTGTgaaacattttattcttaatttcagcGAGCAGAGGACTCTCAGAATTAGGTACACACCTGATTGCACATATAATTAAATACCCAAGGATCTGCGAAATGGGTGGAAAGGGTGATAATGACATTTGTCCCAATTGCTCTCTATGGATTATGCAACatctgatggatttttttttcttcagtaggTTCTGCTGAACAATTTTTTTGTCGCCATCACGAACCAAAACAACTTGATAGGAACAGAAGAGTCACTGCATTAGAAAcaagaatagggatgcctgggtggctcagcggttgagcatctgccttcggcccagggcatgacccacACTGGGttgtctgcagggagcctgcttttccctctccctatgtctctgtccctgtgtgtctctcaggaataaataaataaaatctctctctctctaaaaaaaagaaaagaaaagaaaagaaaagaaacagaagagtatATCTAGGGCATGGCATTTAAAGGATATTTTCCAACATTGGCTCACAAAGTGCCCAGCCTGCTTTAGTCTGGGAGAACCAAAACTTTGGGGAAAGTGACAGACATTCTGTATTGTGTCCAGGAGGGGGATGAGGGTATGAAGGGAGTTAGAAAAATTTTGTGTCGTCTGTGAAGTTACCCTGGGCCGGCAGGTGCAAAAAGAATTTGAAGTGGCCTCTATTCAGATGAGGCAGAAGGTGTTCCTTTTATTAGTTAAGTCATAAAACTGTTAATCGGCTTAAGACCTTGTGTTTTAAAactattatctctctctctctctctcacacacacacacacacacacatcccatatTTCCACTATGAGGTACTGGAATCTTGTGCTGAGGCTGGAAGGGTGGCCCCCAGCACTGGGTGCCAAGGCTGCAGGACTGCTGCTATGTGTCCCTGCCCCTCGGTCCTCCAAGCTGCCCTTGTGAAACTGTCAATTCCCTCCTCCCGGTGGAGGAGTAAATATTTGACCACTTTCGgggtaaaaatggaaaaaaaaaattcctggttaGTTTTCAGCCAAGCCAAAGTCTCTGGGTTTGATTCCTAATTACCTTTTGAGAGTTAAATGCATGTGTTTTCTTAGCCTTATTTCCCCACCAACATTCTCTCCGCACCACAGGTGGCAGGTGGCGGCACTGCTCACGTAAATTCCAGCCTGGGACCCGGGGCTTTCTACTTTCTTTACttactgagcaaaagaagcctGTATGCACACCGTGGTTCTGGAAGATTATGCTACGGCCTCCTGCTTCCAAGACGGCCTATTTTAATAACAGATGCACATTTACTAACTTATGTAAGTAGAGACCACAATGTTTGACTCATTGGCACGTAGGACACCGTGGCCAAATGTcctctataaaaaaaaacagctttgatAGAACAGAATATGGTTATATGGGTTTTCTTTTGAAATGGTTACGGTTCTTAAAAAGCTGCTGAAATGCCAAGCGGAGGCTGCTGCTTCTAACCCAGTCTCAGGGATAATTGGCTCAAACGGCCTGTGAGGTTTACCCTCCCAGGGGTCAGTGTGAGGGTCAGGGAACTGCCCAGCTTCCTCCAAAGCTAGCTTTCCTACTGGCTAGCAGGCAGATTCCAAGGGATAGAAAGGATTAAGGGCAAAGAGGATTCTGCAGCCCTCCCCCAAAGGAGGATCAAACAACTCTGGTCTTGTTCTGGAACAAAAATAAGCCCCCGCAAAGGAGAAAGTGCCTGTTTAAATAGCATATGTCCCCTCCCAGAGCTTGCGGCCCTCCAGGCTGACTGGAGAGAGCCCTTTCCAATAGGCAAGGGGGTGTAGTGGATCCAAGCCCCGGAGGCAGTTTTGAGGTGTGTTCTCTGGTTTCCTAAGTGCGGAGGGTCAGCACTTGAGGGGGGACTTGAGGGCCCCAAACCTCTTCTAGCTGTTTCTGTTAACTAACGGATACACTCTGCCATGAAGCTCAGTGGTGCGCCTTAGAAAAAGCACTTTGCACCCACTTCTCTTTGCACACTCTCCTAGGCTTAGGCCCTAAGGGATTAAGGTAATAAAACCTGCTTACATCTTCTtagttttttccccccaggaaACAAACTCCCCACCCACGCAGAGCGAAacccgccccccacccacttcATTCCACCTCGGCCCCCCTTTCAAACGGGCCCACGCGAGTTTGGAGAGGGGGGGATCGCCCGTGGGGTGGAGACCACCCACCTCACACTCCCTAAACGCGCCCCTGGCAGCACACGTGGCAACCCATTAACTCGGAGAAATCTGGGGTCACTGTGGACGGTTTTCTATTAATAAGAGGATAAAGCCGCTGCATTGCAATAGCGGTAATGCCCCGGCGGCCCGCGCAAAATTAACTCCTCCCGGGCCAGCAAGAGGAACCCGTGTTCCGCCCGGGGCAGACGGGCGTGTGCTTGGACCCCGCAGGCGTGCCCGCACGTGCGCACACTCGGGGGTTGCGGCCCGGTCCCTTACACGCGCGCATCCCGCTCCCGTCCCGAGTCCAGGCGCGGCCGTCGATCCCGAGGGATGTCTCCGGGCAGGGCTCGTGCGTCCGTGTGTCCGTCAGCTCAGCTTGGCCACGCAGACGGCCAGGGCCACGGCCGCCAGCAGCACGGCGCTGAAGACGGCGGCGGCCAGGGCCTTGCTGGGGTCGCAGGGCCCCGAGCGCTCCTGCACCGACGCGGGGCCCGCGGAGGAGGCGGCGGACAGGAGCTCGGCGCCCGCCGTCTGCCGGGCCTGCACGGTCCAGCGGGGCACGTTGACCTTCATCTCCATGCCGTGGATCATGTCGCTCAGCTGGAGGACCTCCCGCTCCAGCTCGCGCAGGTCGTCCCCGTccgcgtccccgtccccgtccccgtcgcGCTCCGCCAGGCGCCGCAGGCTGCGGGCcgagccccccgggccccccgggccccccgccaCGCCCGTGCGCACCAGCGGCCGCCGCGGCGCCTGCAGCGGGAAGGCCGAGCCCAGCGCCAGCGCGCGCCGCATGTCGGCCTCCAGCAGGTCCAGGCAGCCGGAGAAGGCCGCCCACAGGCGCTCGAGCTCCGCGCGCTCCTCGCCGCCCAGGCCCCGGTCGCGCAGCGGGGCGGTCAgccgggcgcgggcggccgcCGCCAGCTCCTGCGCCTCGCGGCGCGTCCTCCGCAGCTCCCGCCGCAGCGCCCGCGAGTCCGCCGAGCCGCCGACGGTCAGCGCCAGCTGGTGGTGGCGCGCGGTCGTCCTGTTGAGCGCGTCCAGCAGCGCCTTGCACTCCTCCCGCGCCATGGCCGCGCGCTCCGCTCTcagcgccgccgcccgccgcccgccccgacGGCGGCCCGGGCAAGGCTCATGGCCCGGGGCTCCCGGACGCGGCCCTTAGCGGCCCCGCGGGCCCTCGCCCGTCCCGCCGGGCGTCTGCACCGCCCTCGCCACCGAGGGCGCTCTCCGCGCAGCCCCGCCCGCCGTCCCCATCCTCCCCGGGCCGTCGC contains:
- the RGS9BP gene encoding regulator of G-protein signaling 9-binding protein → MAREECKALLDALNRTTARHHQLALTVGGSADSRALRRELRRTRREAQELAAAARARLTAPLRDRGLGGEERAELERLWAAFSGCLDLLEADMRRALALGSAFPLQAPRRPLVRTGVAGGPGGPGGSARSLRRLAERDGDGDGDADGDDLRELEREVLQLSDMIHGMEMKVNVPRWTVQARQTAGAELLSAASSAGPASVQERSGPCDPSKALAAAVFSAVLLAAVALAVCVAKLS